A part of Longimicrobiaceae bacterium genomic DNA contains:
- a CDS encoding amino acid permease, with product MNARDNLPEPARLRKDLGLFDVFAISTGAMFSSGFFLLPGLAAAQAGPSVVLAYLLASFFILPAMFSVAELSTAMPRAGGAYYFLDRSLGPIMGTIGGLGTWLALVLKSAFALVGMGAYLAIYVDVPVKPLAVALTLVFMVVNVVGAKETSGLQRILVTALVAILAFFIVQGLVEVFSIGVGRTVREQFTPFLPFGVTGLVGTIGFVFVSYAGLTKVASVSEEVRNPERNIPLGMILSLSVTTFIYVVGVYIMVAVLNPVELRSDLTPVATAAAAFFDWLPAGAGVVLIVVAAVAAFASTGNAGILSASRYPLAMARDRLVWEGFAKVGRFGTPTLAIVATGVLMMAMIVSFDIEGIAKLASAFQLLLFSLLSFAVIVMRESRIESYDPGYRSPLYPWMQVVGIVAPLWLIAEMGHLAIGFTLGLVALCIGWYLYYARGRVQREGAILHTFARMGESRYEGLELELRGIIKEKGLRTEDPFDEVVARAAVVDLPETVPFPAVVRQASALLAERTGVPAERLEWEFRREREAEMMPIARGAALPHTRAPEVEHAEMVLVRCREGIPVRDIAPDSEPPADASRVVALFFLLSPEGEPGQHLRLLGHLATHVDDEAFLGQWLAAGSEHELRETLLREEHSITLHLDAGSPAADWIGREVRELGLPPGTLIALVRRRSESFVPRGSSVLRAGDRLTVIGEPGAIRALAKGHPRTP from the coding sequence ATGAACGCACGAGACAACCTCCCGGAGCCGGCGCGCCTCAGGAAGGACCTGGGGCTGTTTGACGTCTTCGCCATCAGCACCGGGGCCATGTTCAGCTCCGGCTTCTTCCTGCTTCCCGGGCTGGCGGCGGCGCAGGCCGGACCGTCGGTGGTCCTGGCGTACCTGCTCGCCAGCTTCTTCATCCTCCCCGCCATGTTCAGCGTGGCCGAGCTCAGCACGGCCATGCCGCGCGCGGGGGGCGCCTACTACTTCCTCGACCGGAGCCTGGGGCCCATCATGGGTACCATCGGGGGGCTGGGGACCTGGCTCGCGCTGGTGCTGAAGAGCGCCTTCGCGCTGGTCGGCATGGGCGCCTACCTGGCCATCTACGTGGACGTGCCGGTGAAGCCGCTGGCGGTGGCGCTGACGCTGGTGTTCATGGTCGTCAACGTCGTCGGGGCCAAGGAGACCAGCGGGCTGCAGCGCATCCTGGTCACGGCCCTGGTGGCGATCCTGGCCTTCTTCATCGTGCAGGGGCTGGTGGAGGTGTTCTCCATCGGGGTCGGCAGGACCGTCCGGGAGCAGTTCACCCCCTTCCTCCCCTTCGGAGTGACCGGGCTGGTCGGCACCATCGGGTTCGTCTTCGTCTCCTACGCCGGCCTGACCAAGGTGGCCAGCGTCTCCGAAGAGGTGAGGAATCCGGAGCGGAACATCCCGCTGGGGATGATCCTCTCGCTGTCCGTGACCACCTTCATCTACGTGGTGGGCGTGTACATCATGGTCGCGGTCCTGAACCCCGTGGAGCTGCGCTCGGACCTGACCCCCGTCGCCACCGCGGCGGCGGCGTTCTTCGACTGGCTCCCGGCGGGGGCCGGGGTGGTGCTGATCGTGGTCGCGGCGGTCGCGGCGTTCGCCTCCACGGGGAACGCCGGGATCCTGTCCGCGTCCCGCTACCCGCTGGCCATGGCGCGCGACCGCCTCGTGTGGGAGGGGTTCGCGAAGGTGGGCCGCTTCGGCACCCCGACCCTCGCGATCGTCGCGACGGGGGTGCTGATGATGGCGATGATCGTGAGCTTCGACATCGAGGGGATCGCCAAGCTGGCCAGCGCCTTCCAGCTCCTGCTCTTCTCGCTGCTGAGCTTCGCGGTGATCGTGATGCGCGAGAGCCGGATCGAGAGCTACGACCCTGGCTACCGCTCTCCGCTCTACCCCTGGATGCAGGTCGTCGGGATCGTCGCCCCGCTCTGGCTGATCGCGGAGATGGGGCACCTGGCGATCGGGTTCACCCTGGGCCTGGTGGCGCTCTGCATCGGCTGGTACCTGTACTACGCGCGCGGGCGGGTGCAGCGCGAGGGGGCGATCCTGCACACCTTCGCCCGCATGGGGGAGAGCCGGTACGAGGGGCTGGAGCTGGAGCTGCGGGGGATCATCAAGGAGAAGGGGCTGCGCACGGAGGACCCCTTCGACGAGGTGGTCGCCCGGGCCGCCGTGGTGGACCTCCCGGAGACGGTCCCGTTCCCGGCCGTCGTCCGCCAGGCCTCGGCGCTCCTCGCCGAGCGGACCGGCGTGCCCGCGGAGCGGCTGGAGTGGGAGTTCCGGCGGGAGCGCGAAGCGGAGATGATGCCCATCGCCCGCGGGGCGGCGCTCCCCCACACCCGCGCGCCCGAGGTCGAGCACGCCGAGATGGTGCTGGTGCGCTGCCGGGAGGGGATCCCGGTCCGCGACATCGCCCCGGACTCGGAGCCGCCGGCCGATGCGTCCAGGGTCGTCGCCCTCTTCTTCCTCCTGAGCCCGGAGGGCGAGCCGGGACAGCACCTGCGGCTGCTGGGCCACCTGGCGACGCATGTGGACGACGAGGCCTTCCTGGGGCAGTGGCTGGCGGCCGGGAGCGAGCACGAGCTGCGCGAGACCCTGCTCCGGGAGGAGCACTCGATCACGCTCCACCTCGACGCCGGCTCCCCGGCCGCGGACTGGATCGGCAGG